One genomic window of Solanum dulcamara chromosome 10, daSolDulc1.2, whole genome shotgun sequence includes the following:
- the LOC129870966 gene encoding kirola-like — protein MSLEGKLVSHINIKCDGDIFHDVYRQRPHHLSSMCPDKVQNVDVHEGEWGTIGSVNFWSYTHDGKEKVAKEKVKEIDEEKKLIKKKIIEGDILEDYKSFYITAHVETKGDNNLVTWIIEYEKKSANVPDPHTFMELCLNVTKDIEAYHIK, from the exons ATGAGCCTTGAAGGAAAGTTGGTTTCTCATATAAACATCAAGTGTGATGGAGATATTTTCCATGACGTATATAGGCAAAGACCACACCATCTCTCCAGCATGTGCCCTGATAAGGTACAAAACGTTGATGTTCATGAAGGTGAATGGGGCACCATTGGCTCTGTTAATTTCTGGAGCTACACCCATG ATGGGAAAGAGAAGGTGGCAAAGGAGAAAGTTAAAGAAATAGATGAAGAAAAGaagttaattaaaaaaaagataattgaaGGAGATATATTGGAGGATTACAAATCATTTTATATCACTGCTCATGTTGAGACAAAGGGTGACAACAACCTAGTTACTTGGATCATAGAATATGAAAAGAAGAGTGCAAATGTGCCAGATCCACACACTTTCATGGAATTATGCCTCAATGTCACAAAAGATATTGAGGCTTACCACATCaaatga
- the LOC129870969 gene encoding protein PELPK2-like encodes MAYYYNQFFFLLLLVTLSLTSSCIIQANARHLLEVTIPELPKPELPHFPEIPTLPKPEFPEISKHELLNLPKPVLPEIPKPEYLPTFPKPELSTLPKLEMPVIPKPELPTFSKPEIPQVPKKP; translated from the coding sequence ATGGCTTATTACTAcaaccaattttttttcttgttattacTTGTCACTTTGTCATTAACAAGTAGCTGCATAATTCAAGCAAACGCGCGTCATCTTCTTGAAGTAACTATACCTGAGCTTCCTAAGCCTGAACTGCCACATTTCCCAGAAATCCCAACTTTACCAAAGCCTGAATTTCCTGAAATTTCTAAACACGAGCTGCTAAATCTGCCAAAGCCTGTCTTGCCAGAAATCCCAAAGCCAGAGTACTTACCAACATTTCCAAAGCCTGAACTTTCAACATTGCCAAAACTCGAGATGCCTGTCATTCCTAAGCCTGAACTGCCAACTTTCTCAAAGCCTGAAATTCCTCAAGTACCTAAAAAGCCTTGA